The following coding sequences are from one Epinephelus fuscoguttatus linkage group LG7, E.fuscoguttatus.final_Chr_v1 window:
- the plekhn1 gene encoding probable pleckstrin homology domain-containing family N member 1 isoform X1, which translates to MGSSMSCVPHNNLRFSGKSFIRRNSSRLFRKKNPQEGQEKSNSIINILCTVTPRKEMSHKDLQTIENIKWDPPFPYDPASGWKKSSINVKNYGRMIHSSKVRFRFLHCQDVHDCYLDLFQTHLHFVSNNTTGLTYQGTLPLKELTICNLQQNCNHSQPQEFAFQINGVSLNPIIVYCANQEEMDLWFGLLKENIEANGGTAIAPENFTRVKLNRDEPPESREELRNSINREPIHEWEGSQRDSLGTITYVTKVRLQHLPCQEQSDRLLVMYPSTLIILSEEDDGLFYKGKLPLNMITVTTPCQDVKPNTFMIEGKLINPIVVSCLDRAEFCDWIQHFKATDVPVLSPPPPVYDIIYTPTQREAPQFDRWSGNSHGRSESLKISQSSSGCGSHNLQLPIHEDNPLSPGYSEPLCYSSSRPSSTETARLGSRTNSVSSHTRPERDLRPLSLRYSSPQRGSYLQPAESSVLSQVYSTPYSALHRASPQRLEKTPLVKSNSWSTPQTSLNYSLNAPQRHSDMCAPRQPLSPLYDEPCSPEIYSLDEARPVQQSWQEPIQQHHHHYQQPNQLLPSSFQLRTPPSGRRCRRSLVLTNSQGKALGMELEIPQSQEEQRAEAVSRLKLLPVPGQVQEQILLPSSSMRNTSRMPYGYSPDHHSYLEPTEPDDQEMDYDNIWDYDCDTGMIQPASGISTHWTGLDFGARGLGAMATQQRWS; encoded by the exons ATGGGGAGCAGCATGTCATGTGTCCCCCACAACAACTTAAGATTCTCTGGCAAGAGTTTCATACGCAGAAACAG CAGTCGCCTGTTTCGCAAGAAGAATCCTCAAGAGGGACAGGAGAAGTCCAACAGCATCATCAATATCCTGTGCACTGTCACCCCCAGAAAG GAAATGTCGCATAAAGATCTGCAGACAATAGAGAACATAAAATGGGATCCTCCGTTCCCTTACGACCCGGCCAGCGGCTGGAAGAAGAGCAGCATCAATGTGAAGAATTACGGACGGATGATTCACAGCTCCAAAGTTCGCTTCCGCTTCCTCCACTGCCAG GATGTACATGACTGCTACCTGGATCTGTTCCAGACACACCTTCATTTTGTGTCCAACAACACAACCGGACTGACGTACCAG GGAACTCTTCCACTGAAAGAACTCACCATCTGCAACCTGCAACAGAACTGCAACCACAGCCAACCCCAGGAATTCGCCTTTCAAATAAACG GTGTCAGCCTTAACCCCATTATCGTCTACTGCGCCAACCAAGAAGAAATGGACCTATGGTTTGGCCTGCTCAAAGAAAACATTGAGGCCAACGGCGGCACTGCAATTGCACCTGAAAACTTCACCAGAGTGAAA CTAAACCGGGACGAGCCTcctgagagcagagaggaaCTGAGGAACTCCATAAACAGAGAGCCCATCCACGAATGGGAGGGCTCTCAGCGAGACAGCCTGGGCACCATCACCTACGTCACTAAAGTCCGACTGCAGCACCTGCCCTGCCAG GAACAGAGTGACAGACTGCTGGTAATGTACCCATCAACGCTGATCATCCTATCGGAGGAGGATGACGGGCTCTTCTATAAG GGGAAACTTCCACTCAACATGATCACTGTGACCACACCCTGCCAAGACGTGAAGCCCAACACCTTTATGATCGAAG GGAAGCTGATCAACCCCATAGTGGTGTCGTGTCTGGATAGGGCCGAGTTCTGCGACTGGATCCAGCATTTCAAAGCCACTGACGTGCCTGTTCTCAGCCCCCCGCCCCCTGTGTATGACATCATCTACACCCCGACGCAACGAGAG GCTCCACAGTTTGACAGATGGAGTGGAAACAGCCATGGACGAAGTGAGTCTCTTAAAATCAGCCAGTCATCGAGTGGATGTGGGTCCCACAACCTCCAGTTACCCATTCATGAAGACAACCCTCTCTCCCCAGGATACTCCGAACCCCTCTGT TACAGTTCCAGTCGTCCCTCCTCAACTGAGACCGCCCGCCTGGGCAGCAGGACCAACAGCGTGTCTTCCCACACGAGGCCCGAGCGTGACCTACGACCTTTGTCACTGCGCTACTCCTCCCCCCAGCGCGGCTCCTACCTCCAGCCTGCTGAGAGCTCCGTGCTGTCTCAGGTCTACAGCACACCCTACTCTGCCCTGCACCGTGCCAGCCCACAGCGGCTGGAGAAAACCCCGCTTGTCAAG TCTAACAGCTGGAGCACCCCTCAGACATCCCTGAATTACTCCCTGAACGCACCCCAGCGCCACTCGGACATGTGCGCCCCCCGACAGCCCTTGTCGCCCCTGTATGATGAGCCCTGCAGCCCAGAAATCTATTCCCTGGATGAAGCCAGGCCAGTG CAGCAGAGCTGGCAAGAGCCAATtcagcagcaccaccaccactatCAGCAGCCCAACCAGCTCCTACCCTCCTCCTTCCAGCTCCGCACCCCTCCCTCAGGCAGGCGCTGCAGGAGAAGCCTGGTTCTGACCAACTCACAGGGAAAGGCTCTGGGCATGGAGTTAGAGATTCCTCAAAGCCAAGAGGAGCAGAGAGCCGAGGCCGTGTCGAGGCTAAAGCTGCTGCCTGTGCCTGGCCAAGTGCAAGAGCAG ATTCTCCTCCCATCGAGCTCGATGAGGAACACCTCTCGGATGCCTTATGGTTACTCACCAG ATCACCACTCGTACCTTGAACCCACAGAACCAGATGACCAGGAAATGGACTATGACAACATTTGGGACTACGACTGTGATACTGGAATGATTCAGCCAGCGTCTGGAATTTCGACACACTGGACAGGATTAGACTTTGGGGCCAGAGGCCTTGGTGCCATGGCAACCCAGCAGAGATggtcataa
- the plekhn1 gene encoding probable pleckstrin homology domain-containing family N member 1 isoform X2 yields the protein MGSSMSCVPHNNLRFSGKSFIRRNSSRLFRKKNPQEGQEKSNSIINILCTVTPRKEMSHKDLQTIENIKWDPPFPYDPASGWKKSSINVKNYGRMIHSSKVRFRFLHCQDVHDCYLDLFQTHLHFVSNNTTGLTYQGTLPLKELTICNLQQNCNHSQPQEFAFQINGVSLNPIIVYCANQEEMDLWFGLLKENIEANGGTAIAPENFTRVKLNRDEPPESREELRNSINREPIHEWEGSQRDSLGTITYVTKVRLQHLPCQEQSDRLLVMYPSTLIILSEEDDGLFYKGKLPLNMITVTTPCQDVKPNTFMIEGKLINPIVVSCLDRAEFCDWIQHFKATDVPVLSPPPPVYDIIYTPTQREAPQFDRWSGNSHGRSESLKISQSSSGCGSHNLQLPIHEDNPLSPGYSEPLCYSSSRPSSTETARLGSRTNSVSSHTRPERDLRPLSLRYSSPQRGSYLQPAESSVLSQVYSTPYSALHRASPQRLEKTPLVKSNSWSTPQTSLNYSLNAPQRHSDMCAPRQPLSPLYDEPCSPEIYSLDEARPVQSWQEPIQQHHHHYQQPNQLLPSSFQLRTPPSGRRCRRSLVLTNSQGKALGMELEIPQSQEEQRAEAVSRLKLLPVPGQVQEQILLPSSSMRNTSRMPYGYSPDHHSYLEPTEPDDQEMDYDNIWDYDCDTGMIQPASGISTHWTGLDFGARGLGAMATQQRWS from the exons ATGGGGAGCAGCATGTCATGTGTCCCCCACAACAACTTAAGATTCTCTGGCAAGAGTTTCATACGCAGAAACAG CAGTCGCCTGTTTCGCAAGAAGAATCCTCAAGAGGGACAGGAGAAGTCCAACAGCATCATCAATATCCTGTGCACTGTCACCCCCAGAAAG GAAATGTCGCATAAAGATCTGCAGACAATAGAGAACATAAAATGGGATCCTCCGTTCCCTTACGACCCGGCCAGCGGCTGGAAGAAGAGCAGCATCAATGTGAAGAATTACGGACGGATGATTCACAGCTCCAAAGTTCGCTTCCGCTTCCTCCACTGCCAG GATGTACATGACTGCTACCTGGATCTGTTCCAGACACACCTTCATTTTGTGTCCAACAACACAACCGGACTGACGTACCAG GGAACTCTTCCACTGAAAGAACTCACCATCTGCAACCTGCAACAGAACTGCAACCACAGCCAACCCCAGGAATTCGCCTTTCAAATAAACG GTGTCAGCCTTAACCCCATTATCGTCTACTGCGCCAACCAAGAAGAAATGGACCTATGGTTTGGCCTGCTCAAAGAAAACATTGAGGCCAACGGCGGCACTGCAATTGCACCTGAAAACTTCACCAGAGTGAAA CTAAACCGGGACGAGCCTcctgagagcagagaggaaCTGAGGAACTCCATAAACAGAGAGCCCATCCACGAATGGGAGGGCTCTCAGCGAGACAGCCTGGGCACCATCACCTACGTCACTAAAGTCCGACTGCAGCACCTGCCCTGCCAG GAACAGAGTGACAGACTGCTGGTAATGTACCCATCAACGCTGATCATCCTATCGGAGGAGGATGACGGGCTCTTCTATAAG GGGAAACTTCCACTCAACATGATCACTGTGACCACACCCTGCCAAGACGTGAAGCCCAACACCTTTATGATCGAAG GGAAGCTGATCAACCCCATAGTGGTGTCGTGTCTGGATAGGGCCGAGTTCTGCGACTGGATCCAGCATTTCAAAGCCACTGACGTGCCTGTTCTCAGCCCCCCGCCCCCTGTGTATGACATCATCTACACCCCGACGCAACGAGAG GCTCCACAGTTTGACAGATGGAGTGGAAACAGCCATGGACGAAGTGAGTCTCTTAAAATCAGCCAGTCATCGAGTGGATGTGGGTCCCACAACCTCCAGTTACCCATTCATGAAGACAACCCTCTCTCCCCAGGATACTCCGAACCCCTCTGT TACAGTTCCAGTCGTCCCTCCTCAACTGAGACCGCCCGCCTGGGCAGCAGGACCAACAGCGTGTCTTCCCACACGAGGCCCGAGCGTGACCTACGACCTTTGTCACTGCGCTACTCCTCCCCCCAGCGCGGCTCCTACCTCCAGCCTGCTGAGAGCTCCGTGCTGTCTCAGGTCTACAGCACACCCTACTCTGCCCTGCACCGTGCCAGCCCACAGCGGCTGGAGAAAACCCCGCTTGTCAAG TCTAACAGCTGGAGCACCCCTCAGACATCCCTGAATTACTCCCTGAACGCACCCCAGCGCCACTCGGACATGTGCGCCCCCCGACAGCCCTTGTCGCCCCTGTATGATGAGCCCTGCAGCCCAGAAATCTATTCCCTGGATGAAGCCAGGCCAGTG CAGAGCTGGCAAGAGCCAATtcagcagcaccaccaccactatCAGCAGCCCAACCAGCTCCTACCCTCCTCCTTCCAGCTCCGCACCCCTCCCTCAGGCAGGCGCTGCAGGAGAAGCCTGGTTCTGACCAACTCACAGGGAAAGGCTCTGGGCATGGAGTTAGAGATTCCTCAAAGCCAAGAGGAGCAGAGAGCCGAGGCCGTGTCGAGGCTAAAGCTGCTGCCTGTGCCTGGCCAAGTGCAAGAGCAG ATTCTCCTCCCATCGAGCTCGATGAGGAACACCTCTCGGATGCCTTATGGTTACTCACCAG ATCACCACTCGTACCTTGAACCCACAGAACCAGATGACCAGGAAATGGACTATGACAACATTTGGGACTACGACTGTGATACTGGAATGATTCAGCCAGCGTCTGGAATTTCGACACACTGGACAGGATTAGACTTTGGGGCCAGAGGCCTTGGTGCCATGGCAACCCAGCAGAGATggtcataa